The Algoriphagus sanaruensis genome window below encodes:
- the asnB gene encoding asparagine synthase (glutamine-hydrolyzing) encodes MCGIVGIIKKSGEISVMEVDAVKSALDIQHHRGPDAQSIWQDSKVVLGHNRLSIIDLSSAANQPFHREDLNLVVVFNGEIYNYKKIREELLSLGAEFRTNSDTEILLVGYHIFGPNFLEKLVGMFAFVIYNTLTKQIFMARDRFGEKPILFIEDDSSFYFASELATLREIYPYELTINQDAVVDLMEQMYISSHHTIYQQVRVFPQATHFQVEGMNVSWKKYYQYPTLVSSSPPFSVLKSEVKHLLQSIVEDQLHADVPVATFLSSGIDSSIITAMAKEIKSDILAITMSSGDSESDEVEQASQFAKKLQINHEIVSINPSSIQVLAKLLKHVQPLADASLIPTHLVTNQISSHTKVMLSGDAGDEVFGSYRKPAQFLENKSIFPKIGFELMNSAYQVMPEFSSKFFSDKNRFKWAGWEGFYFKTNLSGNFSKIFKRSKSQNTVLKKAQELMESYSSNIEKLSFGVDVETRLPSDFLFKVDTASMASSLEVRAPFLDHRLVDISFKSSLDSLMPSRVDKELTRSIYKEFAGYEHQGSKKGFSFPYAEYLKNEWGMYLEQFLKEGLSEEFFDFNSSEILSILQQHRTQPQQKWGRILYSVLVLEVWLRVFHLKQEITIS; translated from the coding sequence ACCTAAGCTCAGCCGCCAACCAGCCTTTCCATCGGGAAGACTTGAATCTTGTTGTGGTTTTTAATGGTGAAATCTACAATTACAAGAAAATCCGAGAAGAACTCTTATCCCTAGGCGCGGAGTTTAGAACCAATTCTGATACTGAAATTTTATTGGTAGGATACCATATTTTTGGGCCAAATTTCTTGGAAAAGCTTGTAGGGATGTTCGCATTCGTGATTTACAATACCTTGACCAAGCAGATTTTTATGGCAAGGGATCGGTTTGGGGAAAAGCCCATTTTGTTTATCGAGGATGATTCATCATTTTACTTTGCTTCTGAACTCGCCACACTTCGTGAGATTTATCCTTATGAATTGACGATTAATCAAGACGCTGTGGTTGATCTGATGGAGCAAATGTATATTTCAAGCCATCATACCATTTACCAGCAGGTCAGGGTTTTCCCACAAGCGACCCATTTCCAAGTGGAAGGGATGAACGTATCCTGGAAAAAGTACTATCAATATCCTACGCTTGTTTCTTCTTCTCCACCTTTTTCAGTGCTCAAGTCTGAGGTAAAACACCTGTTGCAGTCCATTGTCGAAGATCAACTCCATGCGGATGTCCCTGTGGCTACCTTTTTAAGTTCTGGAATTGATTCTTCCATAATTACTGCTATGGCCAAGGAAATCAAATCAGACATCCTTGCTATCACGATGTCATCTGGAGATTCTGAATCGGATGAAGTAGAGCAAGCCTCTCAATTTGCGAAGAAGCTGCAAATCAATCACGAGATCGTTTCTATCAATCCTTCCTCAATTCAAGTTTTAGCAAAATTGTTAAAGCATGTTCAGCCTTTAGCTGATGCCTCCTTGATTCCAACTCATTTGGTAACCAACCAAATAAGTTCACATACCAAGGTTATGCTCTCAGGAGACGCCGGCGATGAAGTCTTTGGTTCGTACCGGAAACCAGCTCAATTTCTTGAAAACAAATCCATTTTTCCAAAAATAGGTTTTGAGTTGATGAATTCGGCCTACCAGGTGATGCCAGAGTTTTCTTCCAAATTTTTCTCTGACAAAAACAGGTTTAAATGGGCAGGATGGGAAGGCTTTTACTTCAAGACGAACCTGTCCGGAAATTTTTCAAAAATTTTCAAACGGAGTAAGTCTCAGAATACGGTTCTCAAAAAGGCACAAGAACTCATGGAAAGTTACTCTTCCAACATCGAGAAACTTTCATTTGGAGTTGATGTGGAAACCCGACTTCCAAGCGATTTTTTGTTTAAAGTAGATACAGCCTCCATGGCAAGTTCTTTGGAGGTAAGAGCTCCATTTTTGGATCATAGGTTGGTTGATATCTCTTTTAAATCTTCCCTCGATTCATTGATGCCCTCTCGAGTAGATAAGGAACTGACCCGATCTATTTACAAGGAATTTGCAGGGTATGAGCATCAAGGAAGCAAAAAGGGATTTTCTTTTCCTTATGCTGAATATCTTAAAAATGAATGGGGGATGTATTTAGAGCAATTTTTAAAAGAAGGGCTCTCGGAGGAGTTTTTTGATTTTAATTCATCGGAAATCCTATCTATTCTTCAACAACACCGTACCCAGCCTCAGCAGAAATGGGGGAGAATACTCTATTCCGTTTTGGTCTTGGAAGTTTGGTTACGGGTTTTTCATTTGAAACAAGAAATTACAATTTCTTAA